A genomic stretch from Empedobacter stercoris includes:
- a CDS encoding DUF4199 domain-containing protein: MISFNKIFKNSLVLAGITLVLFFALYFYFSLNGTVSVQDYYTYSFMICCFVVLPLYAVYCFFTIFNLSRAKAKNHQTSEDLMTFKEGFKIGFYTIFFGGIISLIVIFVFFNTYGEWAQDSLKQGLLDTFTSNMSDPKIAKDIETFRNSDDYKTLNLFTVKNFFGLFSIFLSFYIAISAMFSQFLKKRVF, translated from the coding sequence ATGATTAGTTTTAATAAAATTTTCAAAAATTCATTAGTGCTGGCGGGAATTACCTTAGTATTGTTTTTTGCACTATACTTTTATTTCTCTCTTAACGGAACCGTTTCTGTACAAGATTATTACACCTACAGCTTCATGATTTGCTGTTTCGTAGTATTACCATTGTATGCAGTATACTGTTTCTTCACTATTTTCAATTTATCAAGAGCGAAAGCTAAAAATCATCAAACTTCAGAAGATTTAATGACCTTTAAAGAAGGATTCAAGATTGGTTTTTACACCATCTTCTTTGGTGGAATCATTAGTTTGATTGTCATCTTTGTATTTTTTAATACGTATGGTGAATGGGCTCAAGATAGTTTGAAACAAGGATTATTAGACACTTTTACATCAAATATGTCTGATCCTAAAATCGCAAAAGATATCGAAACATTTAGAAATTCGGATGATTATAAAACATTAAATTTATTTACTGTTAAAAACTTTTTTGGATTATTCTCAATTTTCTTATCTTTCTACATTGCAATTTCAGCAATGTTTTCACAATTCTTAAAAAAACGTGTTTTTTAA
- a CDS encoding CTP synthase produces METNKTPKYIFVTGGVTSSLGKGIVASSLGMLLEARGYRVTIQKLDPYINIDPGTLNPYEHGECYVTEDGAETDLDLGHYERFLNRATSRANSVTTGRIYQTVIEKERRGDYLGKTVQVVPHITNEIKRRIKLLGNTGDYDIIITEIGGTVGDIESLPYIETIRQLIWELGEHNSSVIHLTLVPYLAAAGELKTKPTQHSVRTLMENGIHANILVTRTEHHLPKDVKAKLALFCNVRKENVIESMDADTIYEVPFLLHEQNFDEVVLKGLDLPTDQEPDFTVWNKFLSNHKNPKNEIEIALVGKYVSLHDSYKSITEAFVHAAATCETSVKVRWVYSGEITEDNVGEQLKGVAGILIAPGFGDRGILGKIIAANYARRNNIPTLGICLGMQIMAIEFARNVLGYEKADSAEMDLTTPYPVISLMEDQKDVSDKGGTMRLGNWKCELAEHSKIKAIYNSEEILERHRHRYEFNNEFYDEFVEHNFIPVGKNPETELVEILEHNQHPFYIGVQFHPEYKSTVASPHPLFISFIEASLLNKQNDLLNATREKI; encoded by the coding sequence ATGGAAACAAACAAGACACCAAAGTACATTTTCGTTACCGGAGGAGTAACATCGTCGTTAGGAAAAGGAATCGTAGCTTCTTCATTAGGAATGCTATTAGAAGCTAGAGGATATAGAGTGACAATTCAAAAATTAGATCCTTATATCAATATAGACCCAGGAACACTTAATCCTTACGAGCATGGAGAATGTTACGTGACGGAAGATGGTGCAGAGACCGATTTAGATTTAGGACATTATGAGCGTTTCTTGAACCGCGCTACATCTCGTGCTAATTCAGTTACTACAGGTCGTATTTATCAAACAGTTATAGAAAAAGAACGTCGTGGAGATTATTTAGGAAAAACAGTTCAAGTTGTTCCTCATATCACAAACGAAATCAAACGTCGTATCAAATTATTAGGTAATACAGGTGATTACGATATCATCATTACTGAAATTGGAGGTACAGTGGGTGATATAGAATCTTTACCATATATCGAAACAATTCGACAATTAATTTGGGAATTAGGTGAACATAATTCTTCAGTAATTCACTTAACATTAGTACCATATTTAGCTGCTGCAGGTGAATTGAAAACAAAACCAACACAACATTCTGTTCGAACTTTAATGGAAAATGGTATTCATGCCAATATTTTAGTGACAAGAACTGAACATCATTTACCAAAAGATGTCAAAGCTAAACTGGCATTATTTTGTAATGTTCGCAAAGAAAACGTAATCGAAAGTATGGATGCAGACACAATTTATGAGGTTCCATTCTTATTACATGAACAAAATTTTGACGAAGTTGTTTTAAAAGGCTTAGATTTGCCAACTGATCAAGAACCAGATTTTACAGTTTGGAACAAATTCTTATCAAACCATAAAAATCCGAAAAACGAAATTGAAATTGCTTTAGTAGGTAAATATGTTTCGTTACATGATTCTTATAAATCAATTACAGAAGCGTTTGTACATGCTGCAGCAACTTGTGAAACAAGTGTAAAAGTTCGTTGGGTGTATTCTGGAGAAATTACAGAAGACAACGTTGGCGAGCAACTGAAAGGTGTTGCAGGAATTTTGATTGCACCAGGTTTTGGGGATCGTGGAATTTTAGGTAAAATAATTGCTGCAAATTATGCACGAAGAAATAATATTCCAACATTAGGAATTTGTTTGGGAATGCAAATTATGGCAATCGAATTTGCACGTAATGTATTAGGTTACGAAAAAGCAGATTCAGCAGAAATGGATTTAACAACGCCTTATCCAGTCATTAGTTTGATGGAAGATCAAAAAGATGTATCGGACAAAGGAGGAACAATGCGTTTAGGAAATTGGAAATGTGAATTAGCTGAGCATTCAAAAATCAAAGCAATTTATAATTCTGAAGAAATCTTAGAGCGTCATCGTCATCGTTATGAATTTAACAACGAATTTTATGATGAATTTGTTGAACATAATTTTATCCCAGTTGGTAAAAACCCAGAAACAGAATTAGTAGAAATTTTAGAACATAATCAACACCCATTTTATATTGGTGTACAATTCCATCCGGAATATAAAAGTACAGTTGCTTCGCCACATCCTTTATTTATAAGTTTTATCGAAGCTTCTTTATTGAATAAACAAAATGATTTATTAAATGCAACAAGAGAAAAAATTTGA
- a CDS encoding GIN domain-containing protein, with protein MKKIILLGFLGLIATSCSSSIDGEGVATAQKEYTADNIKDLSVSCNCNVILVPGNTTGVKVESHQNIIDNLEVTANNQTLSIKEKSNVDQYSAYDLYVYVTRDLEKIDVNKQTSLTTSGTLNVDELEMNVTDQARISQTFLITNDFNLKADDQTNIMLEGTAGTMKVKAYGEAKLDLFKYEVNEANFTTDDNALLDINARQTLYGAAKGNSIVNFMGDPNKDTKVTDRAQVLKK; from the coding sequence ATGAAAAAGATTATTTTATTAGGATTTTTAGGTTTAATTGCCACTTCTTGTTCATCGTCTATTGATGGAGAAGGCGTAGCAACAGCTCAAAAAGAATATACAGCTGACAACATCAAAGATTTGAGCGTTTCATGTAATTGTAATGTTATTTTAGTTCCAGGAAATACAACTGGAGTTAAAGTAGAATCGCACCAAAATATTATCGATAATTTAGAAGTTACAGCAAATAATCAAACGCTTTCAATCAAAGAAAAATCAAATGTAGACCAATACAGCGCTTATGATTTGTATGTTTATGTAACACGTGATTTAGAAAAAATTGATGTGAATAAACAAACTTCTTTGACCACTTCAGGAACATTAAATGTTGATGAATTAGAGATGAATGTCACAGATCAAGCACGAATAAGTCAAACTTTTTTGATTACCAATGACTTTAATTTGAAAGCGGATGACCAAACTAATATCATGTTAGAAGGAACTGCAGGAACAATGAAAGTAAAAGCCTATGGAGAAGCAAAGTTAGATTTGTTTAAATATGAAGTGAATGAAGCTAATTTCACAACAGACGATAATGCTTTGTTAGATATCAATGCTCGTCAAACATTATATGGTGCTGCAAAAGGAAACTCAATCGTAAATTTCATGGGCGATCCAAACAAGGATACAAAAGTAACTGACCGCGCCCAGGTACTTAAAAAATAA
- the yidC gene encoding membrane protein insertase YidC — MQQEKKFDFNQTIGFILIAILFGVFYYLNRPSEEQVEAQKKELVQKQEQAKKQEQLNKTATTQAFQTVDPTLAKDVEVSNDKLKVKFSPKGAQIADVQIIGYDAFDAKKDGNKDPLHLVKNGSSKFNLSFKTKQGAVLNVSDLVFVPQVQKNANNTIVTFTANAENSQIQYIYTLGDSYGIDFEVKTQGLSNITSENKVDLAWTMDGFSTEKGKDQEKYWSHTYFQFKGNKDIEYELFGADEWQEEEAISWVANKQQFFATVLSNDEGFKNTKGGSINSAEEDLTYSKHYNLSSQIDLKNSEINSKFTWDFIPLDYKMLKDYNDKGFQNLIDFGWGLFGWLNKYFFLNIFKWLASVGITYGWVIFLMTIVVKLVLSPIMYKQYRQSALMKVVRPELNEINEKYKDPKDAMKKQQETMAIYRNAGINPLAGCLPALLQIPIFYALFRFFPNLIDLRGAPFWFVEDLTAYDDIISLPEWVPFLNGHLSVFALLYIVAMMVYFKVSGSMDNFQMPQQEGMPNMQFMKYMMYVMPVFFFVFLNNYASGLSWYYLVSNTINIFIVLYIKRFMIHEAKIHQIIETNKTKPKKQGKFATRMQEMMKQAQEMQEQQQKNKKK; from the coding sequence ATGCAACAAGAGAAAAAATTTGATTTTAACCAAACGATTGGTTTTATTTTAATTGCTATTCTTTTTGGCGTATTCTATTATCTTAACAGACCTTCGGAAGAACAAGTCGAAGCTCAAAAGAAAGAATTAGTCCAAAAGCAAGAGCAAGCAAAAAAACAGGAACAATTAAACAAAACAGCTACAACACAAGCTTTTCAAACTGTAGATCCTACATTAGCAAAAGATGTTGAAGTGAGTAATGATAAACTTAAAGTTAAGTTTTCGCCAAAAGGAGCTCAGATTGCTGATGTTCAAATTATCGGTTATGATGCTTTTGATGCGAAAAAAGATGGAAACAAAGATCCTTTACATTTAGTAAAAAATGGATCAAGTAAATTCAACTTATCATTCAAAACGAAACAAGGAGCTGTTCTTAATGTTTCGGATTTGGTATTTGTACCACAGGTGCAAAAAAATGCGAACAATACAATTGTGACGTTTACAGCCAATGCGGAAAATAGTCAAATTCAATACATCTATACATTAGGAGATTCTTATGGGATTGATTTTGAAGTAAAAACTCAAGGTTTATCTAATATTACTTCAGAAAATAAAGTCGATTTAGCGTGGACGATGGACGGTTTCAGTACAGAGAAAGGGAAAGATCAAGAGAAATATTGGTCACATACTTATTTTCAGTTCAAAGGAAACAAAGACATCGAATACGAATTATTTGGAGCTGATGAATGGCAAGAAGAGGAAGCAATTTCTTGGGTAGCAAATAAACAACAATTCTTTGCGACAGTTTTATCTAATGACGAAGGGTTCAAGAATACAAAAGGTGGATCTATCAATTCGGCTGAAGAAGACTTAACGTATAGTAAACATTATAATTTAAGTTCTCAAATCGATTTAAAAAATAGTGAAATCAATTCAAAATTCACATGGGATTTTATTCCATTGGATTATAAAATGTTGAAAGATTACAACGACAAAGGATTCCAAAACTTAATCGATTTTGGTTGGGGATTATTTGGTTGGTTGAATAAATATTTCTTCTTGAATATTTTCAAATGGTTAGCTTCTGTAGGAATCACTTACGGATGGGTAATCTTCTTGATGACAATCGTTGTGAAATTGGTTTTATCTCCAATTATGTACAAACAATACCGTCAATCAGCATTGATGAAAGTTGTTCGTCCTGAATTGAATGAAATCAACGAAAAATACAAGGATCCGAAAGATGCAATGAAGAAACAACAAGAAACGATGGCTATTTATCGTAATGCAGGAATTAATCCATTAGCAGGATGCTTACCAGCTTTACTACAAATTCCTATTTTCTATGCGTTGTTCCGTTTCTTCCCAAACTTAATCGACTTAAGAGGTGCTCCTTTCTGGTTCGTAGAAGATTTAACAGCTTATGATGATATCATCAGTTTGCCAGAATGGGTTCCGTTCTTAAATGGTCACTTAAGTGTATTTGCTTTATTATATATCGTTGCAATGATGGTTTATTTTAAAGTATCAGGATCTATGGACAACTTCCAAATGCCACAACAAGAAGGAATGCCAAATATGCAATTCATGAAATACATGATGTATGTAATGCCAGTTTTCTTCTTTGTATTCCTTAATAATTACGCCTCTGGACTATCATGGTATTATTTAGTTTCTAATACGATTAACATCTTTATCGTCTTATACATTAAGAGGTTCATGATTCATGAAGCAAAAATTCATCAAATTATTGAAACGAATAAAACGAAACCTAAAAAACAAGGTAAATTTGCTACTCGTATGCAAGAAATGATGAAGCAAGCTCAAGAGATGCAAGAGCAACAACAAAAAAATAAAAAGAAATAA
- a CDS encoding glycosyltransferase family 2 protein, protein MNISVVVPLLNEQDSLEELFYRIKKVCEQNDFTFEVIFVDDGSTDDSWQIIEYIANFNPEVKGIKFRKNYGKSPALSAAFKEVKGDVVITMDADLQDFPEEIPSLYKMLKNNKADIVSGWKENRQDNKLTKNLPSKLFNGVARKTSGVKLHDFNCGLKAYRWEVTQNIELYGDMHRYIPVLAKNAGYSRIIEKKVKHQARKYGVSKFGANRFVNGFLDLITLFFASKFGNKPMHIFGLLGTLMFILGFFASFYLGIEKLYKVYISHSPARLITDSPYFYISLVFMILGTQLFLAGFLGELIVRNNREKQLYLVQKELNLN, encoded by the coding sequence ATGAATATTTCAGTTGTTGTTCCTTTGTTGAACGAACAAGATTCCTTAGAGGAATTATTCTACAGAATCAAAAAAGTCTGTGAGCAGAATGATTTTACATTCGAAGTTATTTTCGTTGATGACGGAAGTACAGATGATTCGTGGCAAATTATCGAATATATTGCCAACTTCAATCCTGAAGTAAAAGGAATTAAATTCCGTAAAAATTATGGAAAATCTCCTGCACTAAGCGCCGCTTTCAAAGAAGTAAAAGGCGATGTTGTGATTACGATGGATGCCGATTTACAAGATTTTCCTGAAGAAATTCCGTCGTTATACAAAATGCTTAAAAATAACAAAGCAGATATTGTATCGGGTTGGAAAGAGAATCGTCAAGACAACAAACTGACAAAGAATCTTCCTTCAAAATTATTTAACGGTGTAGCACGCAAAACTTCGGGTGTAAAATTGCATGATTTTAACTGTGGTTTGAAAGCTTATCGTTGGGAAGTAACGCAAAATATCGAGTTGTATGGAGACATGCATCGCTATATTCCTGTTTTAGCTAAAAACGCAGGCTATTCTCGAATTATTGAGAAAAAAGTAAAACATCAAGCACGTAAATATGGTGTTTCAAAATTTGGAGCAAATCGTTTTGTAAATGGTTTCTTGGATTTGATTACACTTTTCTTTGCTTCAAAATTTGGGAATAAACCCATGCATATTTTCGGTTTATTAGGAACTTTGATGTTTATCTTAGGATTTTTTGCCTCTTTTTATTTAGGAATCGAAAAATTATACAAAGTTTATATTTCACATTCCCCTGCAAGATTAATTACAGACAGTCCCTATTTCTACATTTCATTGGTTTTTATGATTTTAGGAACACAGCTATTTTTGGCGGGATTTTTGGGCGAGTTAATTGTTCGTAACAACAGAGAAAAACAATTGTATTTAGTTCAAAAAGAATTGAATTTAAACTAA
- a CDS encoding acetate uptake transporter, with product MNNIYSIKDQTANPGPLGLYGFAMTTILLNIHNAGFFPVNSMIMGMGVFFGGGAQFVAGVMEWKKGNNFGSIAFMSYGAFWLSLVFTWLAPMFGVEKADGNSMGCYLGMWGFFSLINFLQTLKGSLVGKLLFGSLTLLFFLLAAANFTGDEAILNFAGWTGIICGFIAFYEASAIMINQKYEKTILPL from the coding sequence ATGAATAATATTTACTCAATTAAAGACCAAACAGCAAATCCTGGACCGCTTGGTTTGTATGGATTTGCCATGACTACAATTTTACTAAATATTCATAACGCAGGTTTTTTTCCCGTCAATAGTATGATTATGGGAATGGGAGTTTTCTTTGGAGGCGGAGCGCAGTTTGTAGCTGGAGTGATGGAATGGAAAAAAGGAAATAACTTTGGTAGCATTGCTTTTATGTCTTATGGAGCATTTTGGTTATCACTTGTTTTTACTTGGTTAGCACCAATGTTTGGAGTGGAAAAAGCCGACGGAAATTCGATGGGTTGCTATTTAGGAATGTGGGGATTTTTTTCCTTAATAAATTTTTTACAAACGTTAAAAGGTAGTTTGGTTGGTAAATTACTATTTGGATCATTAACCTTATTATTCTTTTTATTGGCTGCTGCAAACTTTACGGGTGACGAAGCTATCCTAAATTTTGCTGGTTGGACCGGAATTATTTGTGGATTTATAGCTTTTTACGAAGCATCGGCAATTATGATTAATCAGAAGTACGAAAAAACAATTCTTCCATTATAA
- a CDS encoding tetratricopeptide repeat protein, translating to MRKILLMWLMLYGSFIGFAQSDSIKIKNLYEEAKTNVYKDPKQAIKQIDVLINHSNINAKQLVDIYFLKSTAYSNLRDNEKALEYLNKTYELVNVLENKGQKVAAFHRISSIYHSLKLYDKSLVYLNEAEKTIQNLENRQEKLESVAYNYTVRGLIFKDLNNTNSAINYFNKAIRSYNQIENSFVANSNKSVI from the coding sequence ATGAGAAAAATACTATTGATGTGGCTGATGTTGTATGGTAGTTTTATTGGTTTTGCGCAAAGTGATTCGATTAAAATTAAAAATCTTTACGAAGAAGCCAAGACAAATGTTTACAAAGACCCAAAACAAGCAATAAAACAAATCGATGTATTGATAAATCATTCAAACATAAATGCTAAACAGCTGGTTGATATTTACTTTTTAAAATCTACTGCATATTCTAATTTAAGAGACAATGAGAAAGCATTGGAATATTTGAATAAAACCTATGAATTGGTTAATGTTTTAGAAAATAAAGGACAAAAAGTAGCTGCGTTTCATCGGATTTCATCTATTTATCATAGTTTAAAACTATATGATAAATCGCTTGTTTATCTGAATGAAGCTGAGAAAACAATTCAGAATTTAGAAAATAGACAGGAAAAATTAGAATCGGTTGCCTATAATTACACCGTAAGAGGGTTGATTTTTAAAGATCTGAATAATACCAATAGCGCAATAAATTATTTTAACAAAGCCATTAGGAGTTATAATCAAATAGAGAATAGTTTTGTTGCAAATTCTAATAAAAGTGTTATTTAA
- a CDS encoding AraC family transcriptional regulator has protein sequence MSKAYLKNHQYDKAFQLLQNLNQNDALGLYFKTRIELYLGELYFDKRETDKALNHYKIALSLAKKLNHPYLINDVYYNLGSLYLATHSIHEINYYSEKYDSISTLNLLMNQKINNEIFYHQSKIIQLKQQKTEDLLQRLIIFSFVVLFLTILIYGYILNKKKEKLGVVTTILQTIKESKNEVVQADLETKYSQKTDLLSKDKEYALLQKLDSFEKTNKFLSKNVSLRLVASKLDTNTKYLSEVINRHKKKNFNTYINELRIKYILNKLTTDSNYLNYKISYLAEEAGFSSHSSFVSAFKTFTGTTPTLFINTLSRTAEL, from the coding sequence TTGTCAAAGGCTTATCTTAAAAATCATCAATATGATAAAGCCTTTCAATTACTTCAAAATCTGAATCAAAATGATGCACTTGGTTTGTATTTTAAAACAAGAATAGAATTGTATTTGGGAGAATTGTACTTTGATAAAAGGGAGACAGATAAAGCGCTAAATCATTATAAAATTGCGTTGAGTTTGGCCAAGAAATTAAATCATCCTTATTTAATTAACGATGTTTATTACAATTTGGGAAGCTTGTATTTAGCAACTCATTCTATTCACGAAATTAATTATTATAGCGAAAAGTATGACTCCATTTCTACGTTGAATTTATTGATGAATCAGAAAATTAATAATGAAATTTTTTATCATCAATCAAAAATAATCCAATTAAAGCAGCAAAAAACAGAAGATTTATTACAAAGACTTATCATTTTTTCCTTTGTTGTGTTATTCTTAACTATCCTTATTTATGGTTATATTCTGAACAAAAAAAAGGAAAAATTAGGTGTTGTTACTACAATTTTACAAACCATAAAAGAATCTAAAAATGAAGTTGTACAAGCTGATTTGGAAACTAAATATTCGCAAAAAACAGATTTGTTGTCTAAAGATAAAGAATACGCGCTTTTGCAAAAGTTAGATTCTTTTGAGAAAACGAATAAATTTTTATCCAAAAATGTTTCGTTAAGGCTTGTTGCATCTAAACTTGATACCAATACAAAATATCTGAGTGAGGTGATTAATCGTCATAAGAAAAAGAATTTCAACACTTATATAAACGAACTTAGAATAAAATATATACTGAATAAGTTGACAACTGATTCTAATTATTTGAATTATAAAATCAGTTATTTAGCGGAAGAAGCGGGGTTTTCTTCGCACAGTAGCTTTGTGTCTGCATTTAAAACTTTTACAGGAACTACACCAACACTTTTCATTAACACTTTAAGTCGAACAGCAGAATTATGA